From uncultured Methanobrevibacter sp., the proteins below share one genomic window:
- the purD gene encoding phosphoribosylamine--glycine ligase yields MKVLVVGTGAREHAIADALKDDVELYCYMSKINPGMSKIAEFKQGDEGEVEKVAEYAVENDIDIAFIGPEAPLGKGIVDELQKNGIKCVGPTQSAARIETDKSFMRKLFEDYKIEGSLVYKVFDNSDDVSAFLDEFDRDVVVKPVGLTGGKGVKIVGDHLKDNEEAKEYSCEVIDNVMGGFAQVIIEERLIGEEFTIQAFCDGEHLAPMPAAQDHPHAFEGDVGAITGGMGSYSDVGGLLPFLSQENYDAAVEIMQETLKAIAEEAEPYKGILYGQFMLTADGPKLIEYNARFGDPEAMNVLPLLKTPLVDVCQAVVDGTLDNVEFEDKASVCKYIVPDGYPETQYAGELIEVDEKAIEEMGAKVFYAAVSQEDDGIHLSGSRALGIVASGESIEEAEKVAEKACEFVKGNVYHRRDVGTQDLVNKRVEHMKEILN; encoded by the coding sequence ATGAAGGTTTTAGTTGTTGGAACTGGTGCTCGTGAACATGCTATCGCTGATGCCTTAAAGGATGATGTGGAATTATATTGTTACATGAGTAAGATTAACCCTGGTATGTCCAAAATCGCTGAGTTTAAACAAGGTGATGAGGGAGAAGTTGAAAAAGTAGCTGAATATGCAGTTGAAAATGACATTGATATTGCATTTATTGGTCCAGAAGCTCCACTCGGAAAAGGAATCGTTGATGAGCTTCAAAAAAATGGAATCAAATGTGTTGGACCGACACAAAGTGCAGCTAGAATTGAAACTGATAAGTCATTTATGAGAAAACTCTTTGAAGACTATAAAATCGAAGGATCTTTAGTTTACAAAGTATTTGATAATTCTGATGATGTTTCTGCATTTTTAGATGAATTTGACCGTGATGTTGTAGTAAAACCGGTTGGATTAACTGGCGGTAAAGGAGTAAAAATTGTAGGTGACCATCTTAAAGACAATGAAGAAGCAAAGGAATATTCCTGCGAAGTAATTGATAATGTAATGGGTGGATTTGCTCAAGTAATTATTGAAGAAAGATTGATAGGTGAAGAATTCACTATCCAAGCATTTTGTGATGGAGAACACTTGGCCCCAATGCCTGCAGCACAGGACCATCCTCACGCATTCGAAGGAGATGTCGGTGCAATCACCGGAGGAATGGGATCTTATTCTGATGTTGGTGGATTATTGCCATTCTTAAGCCAAGAAAATTATGATGCTGCCGTTGAAATTATGCAAGAAACCTTAAAAGCTATTGCTGAGGAAGCAGAACCATATAAAGGAATCCTATATGGTCAATTCATGTTAACTGCTGATGGGCCAAAACTCATTGAGTACAATGCCAGATTTGGAGATCCTGAAGCAATGAATGTATTGCCTCTTTTAAAAACTCCATTGGTCGATGTTTGTCAGGCTGTTGTCGACGGTACTTTGGATAATGTAGAATTTGAAGACAAGGCTAGCGTGTGCAAATATATTGTGCCAGATGGATATCCTGAAACTCAATATGCTGGAGAACTGATTGAAGTGGATGAGAAAGCTATTGAAGAAATGGGTGCCAAAGTATTCTATGCTGCAGTTTCCCAGGAAGATGATGGAATTCATTTGTCTGGTTCAAGGGCGTTAGGTATTGTAGCTAGTGGCGAATCAATTGAGGAAGCTGAAAAAGTAGCTGAAAAGGCATGTGAGTTTGTTAAAGGTAATGTTTACCACAGAAGAGATGTTGGTACTCAGGATCTTGTCAACAAACGTGTTGAACATATGAAAGAAATTTTAAACTAA
- a CDS encoding Ig-like domain-containing protein has translation MNRNIIIAILAIIIIAVAGGIAFAQTSAAADGNKQNTQINFLSNSHLKNGEMVQFELKDSQGKAIADQRINITFEDNGQKQNFSIKTDNNGKGGLVLNNEAAGNHEVTVTYGGNDKYNGCKANQTITIEQGTTSETEKVSGNSTASTVKYNEKTTSSNSSSGSSLSEGPGPNLYYDEEFNVWYDDNGIIRGGQSDGMSMWDLVNNQPIVSENGLD, from the coding sequence ATGAATAGAAATATAATTATTGCTATTTTAGCTATTATCATCATTGCTGTTGCTGGAGGAATTGCATTCGCACAAACATCCGCTGCTGCAGATGGTAATAAACAAAATACACAAATCAATTTCTTAAGTAACTCACACTTAAAAAACGGAGAAATGGTGCAATTTGAACTTAAAGATTCTCAAGGAAAAGCAATTGCAGATCAACGAATAAACATTACTTTTGAGGATAATGGTCAAAAACAAAACTTCTCAATTAAAACCGACAATAACGGTAAAGGCGGACTTGTATTAAACAATGAAGCTGCTGGTAATCATGAAGTTACCGTGACCTATGGCGGTAACGATAAATACAACGGATGCAAAGCAAACCAAACCATAACTATTGAACAAGGAACTACTTCAGAAACCGAAAAGGTATCTGGAAATTCCACTGCAAGTACTGTAAAATATAATGAGAAAACTACATCATCCAATTCATCATCTGGTTCAAGCCTTTCTGAAGGACCAGGACCTAACTTATACTACGATGAAGAGTTCAATGTTTGGTATGATGACAACGGTATAATCAGAGGAGGACAATCTGACGGTATGAGCATGTGGGACCTCGTTAACAACCAACCTATTGTTTCTGAAAATGGTTTAGATTGA